The genomic DNA CAGGAGCTTACATGGCCGAGATATTCAGAGGAGGAATTCAGGCAATAGACAAAGGACAGATGGAAGCAGCAAGAAGTCTGGGACTTCCTTATAAGCACGCCATGAGAAAGGTTGTTCTTCCTCAGGCGGTAAAGAATATGATTCCGGCAATATTAAATCAGTTTATAATTTCACTGAAAGATACATCGCTTCTGACAATTATAGGTGTACCGGAACTAACAGGAAATGGAAAAACAATATCGGCAGCAAATTATAAGTATTTTGAAACATATCTGATTATAGGTATAATGTATTATGTTATAATAAAGGTACTTTCTTTTGTATTCAGCAAAATTGAGGAGAAATTAAATGTATGATAAAAACAGTTGATTTGACGAAAAAATTTGGTGATAATGAAGTTTTGACCAAGCTTAATGTAAATGTGGAACAGGGAGAAGTAATAAGTATCATCGGGCCGTCAGGTTCAGGAAAAAGTACATTTTTAAGATGTCTGAACGGACTGGAAACTATCACAGACGGACATGTATATATTGATGACTTTGATATAGCAGGAAATGAACTTAATATAGATAAATTAAGAGAAAGAATAGGAATGGTTTTTCAGTCTTTTAATTTATTTCCGCACTTAAAGGTGATAGATAATATAACTCTTGCCCCTGTTACATTAAGAAAAATGAAAAGGGACGAGGCAAAGAGAGTAGCAAGGGAACTGCTTGATAAAGTAGGACTCCTTGATAAACAGGATGTTTATCCGTCAAGTCTTTCAGGAGGACAGAAGCAGAGAGTAGCCATAGCAAGAGCTCTTGCCATGAATCCTGAAGTAATGCTTTTTGATGAACCTACCTCGGCACTTGATCCGGAAATGGTCGGGGAAGTTCTGCAGGTTATGAAAGATCTGGCAAAAGACGGAATGACCATGGTAGTGGTTACGCATGAGATGGGATTTGCCAAGGAGGTATGCAAAAGAGTAATATTTATGGCAGAAGGTAAAATAGTGGAAGAAGGAGCTCCCGATGATATATTTACCAACCCAAAGCATGAAAGAACAAGAAATTTTCTTGAAAGTGTATTATAAAAATAATTTTTATATAAAGATGAAAACCGCTGAAAATTCAGCGGTTTTATTGTGGATTTAAATTGATGGAATATCTAAAGCACGTGAAAAATAATATTTAAATTTATAAGTCACTTCTGAAAAAGGGTCTTTATTACCAACAGATGTTTTAGTAAAGCTTCTGTAGTCAATCAATTTTGACTTTTAAAACATTAAGTAAATTAATTGCTTCAGGAAATGAAAATCTGGCTCCCTTCAAGTTACATGTCATAATATCGATCTTATATTCAGTGGCGTTTCTGAAATCTGCCTTTTGCAGATTACTTTCCAAAAATTCAGTTTCTTCCAGTTTACATTGATTAAACAGACATTCTGTAAGCTGGCATTTTGCAAACATGGAGTTAGAGAAAGTATTTCCTGAAAATGAAAATTTTTTGAAAGCCATATCTGAAAAAGTATTATATTTTAAATAACAATTTTCCAGTCTGCTGATCGGATCGGCAAATTTGAAATCGGGAAGCAGCTCATTCCAGTATATACCCGTCAATTGACACTCTGTAATTTCTGTATCTTCTATATGTGAGTTTCCTGGTGTTTTAATATTTGAAATTACGCATTTATAAAAACTGCAGTCAGAAAACGAAGTCCTGATAAGCTTACAGTCTTCAAAGGTGCAATTAACAAAACTACAGTTAATAAAGCTGAGATTTTCAAGGGTTTCATTTTTGAGCTTCAAATTTTTGAACTCTTTATCCTCATATTCTTTTTTCACGTATTTAGACCTCCTGAATTATATTTTAAAATTATTGTGTGTATTAATTTTATAAGCAGATTCTGTTTTTACCCAAACAGTTTTTGAAACAGGTTCTTTTTTCTGTATTTTTTCAGAACGAAGAAACTTAGTATACCACTTACATATATTTCGCTTCCTGTTTCAAGCTCAAAATCCTTTCTTGATTCAATAAAAATATTCTTTTTTATACTTGCAGCATAACAAATATAATAATATTTATAATTAAGGCTGTTCCATATAATATCTGTAATGATGCCGGTAAATTCAGTTTTGGCATTGTCCTGCATCTGTTTAATATCATTTTTATCAGGAGAGTTTTTATTAAGCTGTCTGAATTCTTTTCTTACTTCCTGCTTTATAATTTTTGTCTCAAAGCTGTCCTGAATAATTAAAGCTGCTTTTATTTCCTGATTAACCCTGAAAAGATCAGTCTTTTTTCCGTCTTTTAAAAATTCGCTGTCTTCATAATAATAGATTTTATTTATTTCTTTTAACCCGGAGCATGAAACAGAAAATCCTCTTGCTCTCCCCAAGCCTGTAATATTGGTTATTTTGAAAACATCTGCTGATTTCTTCAGCTCTGATGTCAGTTTATTTCTGGTTTCCAGAGAAGCAATACTGTAATCCAGCCATTTGCTGTACCATTCATAAAAAGATACGGAAACTCTGCTCAAGCCGTTATCGTTACATCTGTCATCTACCCATATTTTTCCTTTTTCTTCTCCGGAAACAATAAGAATATTTAATATACCGCAGCCGTGATGGCAGATTACCATTGACCCGGCAGTGTCATTGAAATAATCAGCCGGATCATACTCAGGATCATCTTCATTCCCGTATTGTGATTCAGTATAAGGAGCATTTATTGAAAATTTAAAATTATCGGAAAGGAAATTATCATGAACAGTGTAGTTTGTTTCAGCATAAGAATTATCAAAATAATCTTCCAGCTTAAACATGCCGTAAGACGGTCCCGCACCTCCGTTGCCTACATGCAGCAGAAAGCTTCTGTAGTCCGCAGGCAGGGAAATCCCGTGTTGTTTTTCAAAGCTTTGTATTTCTTTTTCTGTTTTACAGGGGTGAAGTTGATATTTATGCTTTGATGAACCGAATATTTCAAAATCTTTATCCATTTCTTTGAGGATTTCAATTTTTTGTTTTATTTCATCGATATTAAAATCCATAATGTATTCCTCTTTCTCATCTTTTATACTTTTTTAGAAATTATAGCATATATTTCATATAATTTGAAAAAAGACTTTTAAATATGATTGTGAAAATAAAGACAATTTATAAAAGAATATGATATAATAATATAAAATTAACTGCTGATATGATGTGCGGATATAAAGCATCATTATACAAGGTAAAAGAAAGAGGTCTAAGTGAATGGAAGAAAGAAAATGGCTCGATATTGCCAAGAAACTACAGTCGATAGCACAGGCCGGTCTGGAATATTCAAAGGATAAATATGATCTGGAGAGATTTGAGGAAATAAGAAAAGTAAGCATTGATATTATGGAATGCTATACAGACATAGAGAGAGAAAAAATAAAAAATCTTTTTGCCGGGGAAACAGGATACCAGACTCCTAAAATAGATATAAGAGCTGCTGTTTTTCACGAAAATAAAATACTTATGGTTAAGGAAAAGCTGGATAACAGATGGTCGCTTCCCGGAGGATGGGCAGATATAGATCTTTCCTTAAAGGAAAATCTGATTAAAGAGGCCATGGAGGAAGCCGGAGCAAAAATTATTCCCGAGAGAATACTGGCTGTGTATGACAGAAACAGAAATACCAATATATTATTTCCGCATAGTGTATATAAAATATTTGTACAGTGTAAATATCTGGAGAGCAAATTTGTCGAAAACATTGAAACGGAAGAAACAGGCTTTTTTTCTGTTGATCAGCTTCCGGAGCTTTCGGAAACAAGAAATACAGCGTCACAGATAAAAATGTGTTTTAGATATAAAGACAGACCGTTTCATGAACCATACTTTGATTAAAGACAAAAGGGGATAATAACATGGAAGATTATGTACTGTTAAAAGGGAAGATAACAGGAAAGTGGTATGATCTTGACAAAACTGCGCATTATCATATTATGGCAGAGACCATGGGAGTCGAATATGATATTGCAGTAAATGTAGGCTCTGTAGTAAGAGAATGGGGCAGTAATGAGTTCAAATCTTCGGAGCTTCTGGTTTATCATGATGAAAGCTATAATAACAAAATTCTGGACAAAATCGTAGAAAAAGAATATGGTGTTCATGTAGTAAAACCGGATTTTGCACTTGATTATGTAAAAATGAATCTGTTTAATCACAAAAAAATGGTTCTGATGCCGACATTAGATACTAAAGAAACTTATCTCATTGAGATTCTGGAAAAATATGTAGTCCGTTCAATGGAAGAACGAATTTATGATATATATGTATATGGGATGCTGTATGAAAACGGTCTGGGAATTCATGATGTTCATATGAATCAGGGAAGCAAGGGCAGATACAGGCACAGAGACAGAGAATGGAGTGACGGGGCAATATTTTTCCATAATCGCAGGGATCTTAGCTGGACTGCTGTTTTTTTAGCGTTTAAAAATCAGAGCTTTAAGAAATAATAATAAAAAATAATTGACAAATTGATTTATATATATTATACTTACGATATATGAACATGTATTCATACATAGGGATATGAAAGGCGTGAGTTTAATGAAGAAGTATATATTGAAAAATTTAGATTGTGCTAACTGTGCTGCCAAGCTGGAAAGAGAGATAAAAAAGTCATCTACGGTAAAGTCAGTCAGTGTAGACTTTGGAACTTTAACTATGCTGATAGACAGCACAGATCTTGAAAATGATTTGTCAATAGTGAATAAAATAGAACCGGGTGTGGAACTGATAGAAGCAGTAAAAGGAATTCTGCCGAAAAAGCAAAACAGTGCGAATTGCTGCAGCGAAGACGGACATAGTCATGATCATGACCATGAACATGGTGAAAGCGGCGGGGATGAGCTGAAAAAAGAGAAAATTAAAATAGCAGCTGCAATTGTTTTGATGATAGCCGGTTTTATAACAAAAGACAATATGATGATATCGAATATATTATTTGTTTTTTCTTATGTAATAGTAGGATATTCGGTAATACTGAAAGCAATAAAAAATCTTTTGAAGGGCAATCCCTTTGATGAATTCTTTCTTATGAGTTTTGCCACGCTTGCTGCATTTTTTATAAATCAGTTTTCAGAAGCAGCGGGAGTAATGATTTTTTACAGTGTGGGTGAATTACTGCAGGAAATATCAGTAAATAATTCGAGAAAATCAATAAAATCACTGCTGGAATTAAAACCGGAATACGCTAATCTTGAAACTGCCGACGGATTAAAAAACAGTAAATCCGGAAACAGTAGAACTTAATAATATTATAGTAGTAAAGCCAGGGGAAAAAATACCTTTGGACGGGGAAATAACAGAAGGGAAAACACAGCTTGACACCTCGGCACTTACAGGGGAATCAGTACCAAGAACGTATGCTGCAGGAGATAATGTAATGGCAGGAATGATAAATACTTCAGGGCTTATAAAAATAAAAGTAACAAAGCTGTTCAGCGAGTCTTCTGTATTTAAAATTCTGGAAATGGTAGAAAATGCTTCACATAAAAAGGCGGAGACAGAAAAATTTATTACAAAATTCGCAAGATATTATACTCCGGCAGTAGTAATACTGGCAGTTTTAGTAGCAGCAATACCGCCGTTATTCTTTGGACAGTTATTTTCTGAGTGGCTGTACAGGGCAATCGTGCTTCTTGTTATATCGTGTCCGTGTGCATTGGTATTAAGCATACCTTTGGGATATTTTGCAGGTATAGGGAGAGCTGCCAAAAACGGGATTCTGGTAAAAGGCTCTACATTCTTTGATGTAATTAATGACATGAAAATAATAATGCTTGATAAAACAGGAACTATTACAAAAGGTGTTTTTGAAGTAGCGGATGTGGATACAGCAGAGGGTATGAACAGAGAAACGTTTTTGGAATATGCTGCACTTGGTGAGGCACAGTCAAATCACCCTATAGCAAAATCAATAACAGCTTATTATAATAATAAACCGGACTTAAACAGAATAACAAATTATGAAGAAATAAGCGGAAACGGAATAAGAGCAGAAATAGACGGAAAAAAGATATTGCTGGGCAATTCAAAGCTTATGAAGTCTCATGATATAGAGTTTACCGAAAAACAGGACTATGGTACAGTAGTGTATATGAGTATAGATGGAAAATATGCCGGAAATTTATTAATAAAAGACATGATAAAAGAAGATTCCAAAGATGCTGTAAAAAAGCTGCATGATGCAGGAATAGAAAAACTCGTAATGCTTACAGGCGATAATGAGATAGTTGCAGAAAATGTAGCAAAAACTGTAGGAATAGATTCTTATTATGCCAATCTTCTCCCAGAGGGAAAGGTAGAAAAACTGGAAGAAGAGATGAGAAAGGCAGGAGCCGGTAAGAAACTGGCATTTGTAGGTGACGGAATAAATGACGCTCCTGTACTGGCAAGGGCAGATGTAGGTATAGCCATGGGAGGACTCGGTTCTGACGCGGCGATAGAAACAGCAGATGTAGTGCTTATAGATGATAAAATTTCTAAAATATCCGATTTAATAAAAATATCCAAGAAAACGAGAAGAATACTAATAGAAAATATAATATTTATACTTTTGATAAAGGGAATATTCATAGTTTTAGGAATATTCGGTCTTGCCAATATGTGGGAAGCAGTTTTTGCCGATGTAGGTACTGCACTTCTTGCAGTGTTTAATGCAATGAGAATTTTGAAGGGGAAATATTAAACAGCCAGAGCAGCAAGGCAGACGAGTATAATTTTTGATAGTAAAATGTAACCTGGGAATTTAATAATTTTCCCGGGTTATTTTATAAAAAAGAGAAATTTTGGAGGTTATATATGGAAAATGGATATCCAGAAGTGATACGAATGTTTCAGAATAATATTTTAAAACTAAAGGGAGTAAAATCTATAGAAAGTGGTGTAGAGAGTCTGGGCGGAATAACTAATGAAACACTCGGTCTTTATGGCTATGCTCATATGCCGCATGCAGCATTAGCCAGAACTAACGGCGGTCTGGAAAATGAAATATTATGTCAGTTTGAATTTTTCATTGAAAAATCTGAAACTGGCCTTGATTCTTTAGAATTTATCGCATGGTTTTTTAGGGATCAGGCAAGAAGCGGGAAAAAAATACAGGTAAGACCGTTTGCACTGCCGCCTGATACTGCTTATGGAAGACAGTTCGGCAGCAGCTTAAGGTTTCACATTGATATATTTCTGGATAATATTACTGATACATTGGATCCTTTGTTTGAAGAGATAGGAGAAATTAATAAGCTTTTTGAATTCGCTGTTCAGATGTACAAAATTCCAGTGAAAAATCAAAACTGATACAGCAGGCAAAAATAATAGAAGATATACGTTTTATAAAAAGAAGGATATCAAAAAAATTATAGTCTGAAATAAAAGAAGTATAAAATATTTAATTAACCATTGTTTTTTATACAGGCTTATAGTAGAATAAAATATGTAAGTAAATATTCCAAAAATTTTAGGAGGAACAATGAAAAAGTATAGAAATATTATTTTGGCATTAAGTGTGGTTCTGCTTCTGAATTCATGCCTTGTAAGTACTGCTGTAGGAACTGTGGCCGGAGCTGCTGTAGAAGTAGTAAAACTTCCGTTCAAATTAATCGGCGGAATCATTAATATAATAAACGGAAGCAACAGAGATAAAGAAATAGAAAAAGTAGGAATGTCCAAATATGAGAAAAAAGTTTCGGAAATACTGGAAAGAAAAAAAGAAACACTGACTTTTGGGAATTTTAGTGTATACAGCTATAAAGATTTGGAATTTCAGACAGTGAAATCATCAGGAACTGAAAAGCCTATGCAGCTTGTAGATAAAAAATCCAATATAAAATTTTCGTTTACAATGACTTTGATAGACGGTACAAATGTAGCATCAAAGCTGAGCCAGCTGGAAAGCACAGAAGGAGTTACAAAAATTTCCGAGAGACAGTCAGGCGGAATGATAGTGAGAGAATATACTATGAAAGTAAATAATACGAAAGATAAGAAAATAGAAAATTACAGACTGACAGGCTATGAGAAAAACGGTCAGGTTCTTTTATATCAGTATCTGGAGTCAAATGATTCGGCATATGATGTAGAGGAAGCATTATATAATGACTTGGTAAATAATACATTTTAATTATCGGAGAATTTATGGATAAAAAAAATCTGGAAAAGCTGACATATGAAATGCTTGAGGCAATAGGCGAGGATGCAGACAGAGAAGGTCTTAAGGATACACCTAAGAGAATACCGGTAGTATACGGGGAAATTTTTTCCGGTGTTGGCAAGAAGCCTGAGGATATCATAAAAAAAGTTTTTACTGTGGAGAAAAATAATATAGTAATAGAAAAAAATATAGATTTTTACTCAATGTGCGAGCATGATCTGCTTCCGTTTTTTGGTCAGATACATGTGGCATATATACCTGACGGAAAGGTTCTCGGCTTTGGCGATATTATCAAAATAACGGAAATATATTCCAGAAGGCTGCAGATTCAGGAACGGCTCACAAATGAAATATGTGACGCAGTTATTGATATGACAAAATGTCAGGGAGTAATGGTAATAGTAAAGGCAAGACATTTGTGCATAGAGATGAAAGGAAGCAGAAAAACTAATTCGGAAATAGTCACAAGTGCAGTAAGAGGTATTTTTGAAAAAGAAGAATCAAAGAAGAATGAGATTTTGGCATTATTAAGTATTTAGGAGGAAAAAATTGGCTGTAAAAGATAGAATATATATAAAGGATCTGGAAATAATAGCATATCACGGAGTATTAAAAGAAGAAAAAGAGCTGGGACAAAGGTTCTTTATATCTCTTGAGATACAGACTGACTTCAGGGAAGCCGGAAAAAATGATGATCTGACTAAGACAATCAGCTATGCAGAGGTATGTGACGATATAGAAAAAATATTTCTGACAGCCAAGTATAACCTTATAGAGAAGTGTGCAGAAGAAATAGCAGAGTTTTTACTGGAAAAATACAGCAGAATTTCTGAATTAAAAGTAAAAATAAAAAAACCCTGGGCACCTATAAGAAAAGCCATAGATCATGTAGCTGTAGAAATAGTCAGAAAAAGACATAAAGCATATATTTCTTTAGGATCAAATATAGGTGATAAGGAAAAGAACCTTAACATGGCACTGGAAGAAATAAAGAAGATTTCAGGAACACAAATTAAGAAAGTATCAGGATTTTTGATAACAAAGCCTTTCGGCTATACTGAACAGGATGATTTTTTGAATGCCGCAGCAGAGCTGGAAACTCTTCTTATGCCTGAGGAGCTTCTGAAAGAGCTTCTTGCTGTGGAACAAAAGCTGGGAAGAGTCAGGGAAATAAAGTGGGGACCTCGTCTGATTGATCTGGATATATTGATATTTGATGATGAGGTAATAGATGAGGAGAATCTTACGATTCCTCATCCGTGGATGAGTGAGAGAATGTTTGTGCTGGAGCCTTTTGCGGAAATAGCACCTAATGTAGTTCATCCGCTCAGCCGTAAAAGGATCAGAGAATTAAAGAATGAACTTGAGAAAAATATATAAAAAACAGAGAGCTGATATTCTAATGGAGACTTTGAATACCGTCTCTCTTTTTCATATAGAATTATTATAAAAGCAGTATTTGGAATATGAGAAAAAAATTGTTATAATATAAAATATTAATTTAAAGGAGTTTGGAATGGAAATGGAATTTAAAGCAATGTCAGTTGATGAATTAAAAGATTTTCTTATGGAAAAAGCAATAAAATTTTCACCATATTCACAGGAGGAAATTGATAAAGTTAAAAATAAGCTTGGAGGAATGCCGAGACTGCTGGAAGAATATTATTTGAAAATAGGATGGTTTGCAGATATACGAAAGCAGGGCTACGGCTGTCATATTGATCCTCTGGAAGACATCTATATTATGTCTGCGGAAGAGATACAGGAAGATTTTGAAGATGTGGAGAATGAAACAGATGATTATCTGGTATTTGGAAGAGAAGCGGTAAGCGTAGATGAATTTGCCGTAAAAGTGAAAGATTTCGGGGAAAATGATCCTGAGCTTTATATTTTCGGCGACAGTACTTCCGAGGAAGCTATGGAACAGGGACTACTGTTTGGAAAGCTTGAAGAAGAACCTAATTTAAGCTCTATGTTTAATATTATTGTTACATCACTTGAATAAATTATTTTAAAATCTGGATAAAAATTCAGATTTTTTTTGTAAATTAAATATAGAAACAGAAATATTTTTATTATTTTCAAAAAAATTTGTCATTAAAAATATTTTGGAAACATAGTTTTATAAAAATACAAGATATGGTAGAATATAAAAAGATTTATGGTAATATTAAGGAGCAGATTTATGGTATTAAAATTCAGGGAAAAAGAACTGGAATTAGGAAAAAGAACATTAATAATGGGGATTCTGAATATTACTCCCGATTCATTCTCTGACGGCGGAGATAATTTTAATATTCAAAGGGCGGTAGAGCATGCACTGCTGATGATAAAAGACGGTGCTGATATTATAGACATAGGCGGAGAATCTACAAGACCGGGAAGTAAATTTGTCAGTGCGGAAGAGGAGCTGAAAAGAGTGGTTCCCGTTATAAAAGAGCTGTCAAAAATAACAGACATACCAATATCAATAGATACATACAAGGCAGCAACAGCAGAAGGAGCAATTCTTGCAGGGGCAGATATAATAAATGATATCTGGGGATTGCAGAAGGATCCTAAAATGGCGGAAACAGCAGCAAAATATAATGTACCAGTAATAGCAATGCATAATAACGACGGGCATGAATACAGCAGGGACATAATGGAGGAGCTGAAGCTTTTCTTTGACAAAACTTTTGAGATAGCAGAAAATGCAGGTATTCCTAAAGAAAATATAATACTCGATCCGGGAATAGGCTTTGGAAAGGTTTATGAGCAGAACATAGAGGTACTTGGAAGGCTTGAAGAATTAACTGTACTTGGAAGAGTTCTTCTGGGAACTTCAAGAAAATCAACACTTGGGAAAATACTGGATCTTCCCCCGAAAGAAAGAATGGAAGGGACACTTGCCACTACAGTAATAGGGATACAAAAGGGAGCGGATATAGTGAGAGTTCATGATGTTCTTGAAAATAAGAGATGTGCAATGGTAGCGGATGCCATATTAAGGAAGCAGAACATTGGATAAAAATAAAAAGCTGGATTCTATAGATAAAAACAAAATAAAACTCGGACTTGAGACTATGGAAAAGTCTCTGAAGATTCTCGGAAATCCCGAAAGGAATTATAAGATAATTCATATAGCAGGAACAAATGGAAAGGGGTCGGCAGCGGCATTTTTGGAAGCTGGACTGATAGAGGCAGGTTATAAGACAGGAAAGTACACCTCGCCTGAAATATACCGTTTTAACGAGAGAATAACAATAAACCGGGAAGAAATAAGTGACGGAGATGTGGAGCTTTATTATGAAAAGGTAAATAAGGCTTTGGAGCTCTCGGATATTAAGCTGACATACTTTGAGATAACAACGGCAATGATGTTTCTTTATATGAAAGATAAAAATATAGACTATCTAGTACTGGAAACAGGACTCGGCGGGAGAACAGACGCTACAAATACAGTGACTCCCGTTATCTCGCTTATTACGAATGTTTCATTTGACCATATGGAATTTTTAGGAAATACTTTAAGAGAAATAGCACATGAGAAAGCAGGAATTATAAAAAAGGATATCCCTGTTTTTTTTGCAGATGACAATCCCGAGCTGCTTGAGGAAATAAAAGCAAAAACAGAAAACTATATAAATGTTCTGAAAAAATATGAGTTTAATGAAAACAGCACAAAACTGGATAAAGAAAAATTAAATACTTTGGTAAAAATAAACAATAAGGAATTCAGACTGTCGTTATTCGGAAAATTTCAGGGTAAAAATTTTTTACTGGCATATGAAGCTTTGAAATATCTGGGAATAGATGATGAAGTAATTAAAAGAGCATGCTCTGAAACTGTCTGGAACGGAAGATTTCAGATAGCAGCGGAAAATCCTTTCATAATACTCGACGGGGCACATAATAAGGATTCAGCAGCTGTGCTTTCTGAGAGCCTGAGAGAAGTTTTTCCCAACAAAGAGCTAGTATATATTATTTCTATTTTAAGAGATAAGGATAATGAGTCTATTCTAGAGGAACTGGCAAAAGCTTCGGATTATGCTGTTTTTACCGGAATAAACAATAACCGCGGTCAGAGCTGTGACGAGATGTACAATAAAGGTAAGAAGTATTTTAAACATTCGTATGCAGAAAATACTCCGGAATCTGCATTAAAAAAAGCAGTAAGCCTTAATAAAAAAGCTACGGTAATCTGCGGCTCTTTTTTACTTCTGAAAGAATATAAAAAGCCGTGAGCTTGGTGTAATGCTTTGATTGTCTGACTAAAAGAGAAATGAAATATCAGATAAAAAACGGGGAAATTGTGTGTAGAGAAAGGAAAACTATGAAAGAATTGCTAAAATACATAAAGCCTTATAAAAAAGAG from Sebaldella termitidis ATCC 33386 includes the following:
- a CDS encoding DUF2278 family protein — translated: MEDYVLLKGKITGKWYDLDKTAHYHIMAETMGVEYDIAVNVGSVVREWGSNEFKSSELLVYHDESYNNKILDKIVEKEYGVHVVKPDFALDYVKMNLFNHKKMVLMPTLDTKETYLIEILEKYVVRSMEERIYDIYVYGMLYENGLGIHDVHMNQGSKGRYRHRDREWSDGAIFFHNRRDLSWTAVFLAFKNQSFKK
- the folE gene encoding GTP cyclohydrolase I FolE, whose product is MDKKNLEKLTYEMLEAIGEDADREGLKDTPKRIPVVYGEIFSGVGKKPEDIIKKVFTVEKNNIVIEKNIDFYSMCEHDLLPFFGQIHVAYIPDGKVLGFGDIIKITEIYSRRLQIQERLTNEICDAVIDMTKCQGVMVIVKARHLCIEMKGSRKTNSEIVTSAVRGIFEKEESKKNEILALLSI
- a CDS encoding NUDIX hydrolase N-terminal domain-containing protein → MEERKWLDIAKKLQSIAQAGLEYSKDKYDLERFEEIRKVSIDIMECYTDIEREKIKNLFAGETGYQTPKIDIRAAVFHENKILMVKEKLDNRWSLPGGWADIDLSLKENLIKEAMEEAGAKIIPERILAVYDRNRNTNILFPHSVYKIFVQCKYLESKFVENIETEETGFFSVDQLPELSETRNTASQIKMCFRYKDRPFHEPYFD
- a CDS encoding heavy metal translocating P-type ATPase translates to MPLDGEITEGKTQLDTSALTGESVPRTYAAGDNVMAGMINTSGLIKIKVTKLFSESSVFKILEMVENASHKKAETEKFITKFARYYTPAVVILAVLVAAIPPLFFGQLFSEWLYRAIVLLVISCPCALVLSIPLGYFAGIGRAAKNGILVKGSTFFDVINDMKIIMLDKTGTITKGVFEVADVDTAEGMNRETFLEYAALGEAQSNHPIAKSITAYYNNKPDLNRITNYEEISGNGIRAEIDGKKILLGNSKLMKSHDIEFTEKQDYGTVVYMSIDGKYAGNLLIKDMIKEDSKDAVKKLHDAGIEKLVMLTGDNEIVAENVAKTVGIDSYYANLLPEGKVEKLEEEMRKAGAGKKLAFVGDGINDAPVLARADVGIAMGGLGSDAAIETADVVLIDDKISKISDLIKISKKTRRILIENIIFILLIKGIFIVLGIFGLANMWEAVFADVGTALLAVFNAMRILKGKY
- the folK gene encoding 2-amino-4-hydroxy-6-hydroxymethyldihydropteridine diphosphokinase: MAVKDRIYIKDLEIIAYHGVLKEEKELGQRFFISLEIQTDFREAGKNDDLTKTISYAEVCDDIEKIFLTAKYNLIEKCAEEIAEFLLEKYSRISELKVKIKKPWAPIRKAIDHVAVEIVRKRHKAYISLGSNIGDKEKNLNMALEEIKKISGTQIKKVSGFLITKPFGYTEQDDFLNAAAELETLLMPEELLKELLAVEQKLGRVREIKWGPRLIDLDILIFDDEVIDEENLTIPHPWMSERMFVLEPFAEIAPNVVHPLSRKRIRELKNELEKNI
- a CDS encoding pentapeptide repeat-containing protein, whose protein sequence is MKKEYEDKEFKNLKLKNETLENLSFINCSFVNCTFEDCKLIRTSFSDCSFYKCVISNIKTPGNSHIEDTEITECQLTGIYWNELLPDFKFADPISRLENCYLKYNTFSDMAFKKFSFSGNTFSNSMFAKCQLTECLFNQCKLEETEFLESNLQKADFRNATEYKIDIMTCNLKGARFSFPEAINLLNVLKVKID
- the folP gene encoding dihydropteroate synthase, encoding MVLKFREKELELGKRTLIMGILNITPDSFSDGGDNFNIQRAVEHALLMIKDGADIIDIGGESTRPGSKFVSAEEELKRVVPVIKELSKITDIPISIDTYKAATAEGAILAGADIINDIWGLQKDPKMAETAAKYNVPVIAMHNNDGHEYSRDIMEELKLFFDKTFEIAENAGIPKENIILDPGIGFGKVYEQNIEVLGRLEELTVLGRVLLGTSRKSTLGKILDLPPKERMEGTLATTVIGIQKGADIVRVHDVLENKRCAMVADAILRKQNIG
- a CDS encoding amino acid ABC transporter ATP-binding protein, with translation MIKTVDLTKKFGDNEVLTKLNVNVEQGEVISIIGPSGSGKSTFLRCLNGLETITDGHVYIDDFDIAGNELNIDKLRERIGMVFQSFNLFPHLKVIDNITLAPVTLRKMKRDEAKRVARELLDKVGLLDKQDVYPSSLSGGQKQRVAIARALAMNPEVMLFDEPTSALDPEMVGEVLQVMKDLAKDGMTMVVVTHEMGFAKEVCKRVIFMAEGKIVEEGAPDDIFTNPKHERTRNFLESVL
- a CDS encoding SMI1/KNR4 family protein encodes the protein MDFNIDEIKQKIEILKEMDKDFEIFGSSKHKYQLHPCKTEKEIQSFEKQHGISLPADYRSFLLHVGNGGAGPSYGMFKLEDYFDNSYAETNYTVHDNFLSDNFKFSINAPYTESQYGNEDDPEYDPADYFNDTAGSMVICHHGCGILNILIVSGEEKGKIWVDDRCNDNGLSRVSVSFYEWYSKWLDYSIASLETRNKLTSELKKSADVFKITNITGLGRARGFSVSCSGLKEINKIYYYEDSEFLKDGKKTDLFRVNQEIKAALIIQDSFETKIIKQEVRKEFRQLNKNSPDKNDIKQMQDNAKTEFTGIITDIIWNSLNYKYYYICYAASIKKNIFIESRKDFELETGSEIYVSGILSFFVLKKYRKKNLFQKLFG
- a CDS encoding heavy-metal-associated domain-containing protein, yielding MKKYILKNLDCANCAAKLEREIKKSSTVKSVSVDFGTLTMLIDSTDLENDLSIVNKIEPGVELIEAVKGILPKKQNSANCCSEDGHSHDHDHEHGESGGDELKKEKIKIAAAIVLMIAGFITKDNMMISNILFVFSYVIVGYSVILKAIKNLLKGNPFDEFFLMSFATLAAFFINQFSEAAGVMIFYSVGELLQEISVNNSRKSIKSLLELKPEYANLETADGLKNSKSGNSRT